A region from the Triticum urartu cultivar G1812 chromosome 1, Tu2.1, whole genome shotgun sequence genome encodes:
- the LOC125536137 gene encoding uncharacterized protein LOC125536137: MLRRLAGAAAAPLRRSLCTAAAASSPPLRPPWAMLYAKPALDASGAPSRASLDLHEDLWAQLSVPARLVVPDAGDAADFFAGAVRAATPDGLLLLDFSDTRCRAPVDRTFRPSWLAEFDAAAEYAGDPDVARFVCNPLSGQLLRLPAPGAEFARSSTAGCSTGFGLLTHSEGSRGPPDRYVVAQLSRSRRGGADHPVVRRFLSETGEWDERRLAGPSMPASRDMRIDPNLEVVAFGDRLWWLDPTWAVCSVDPFSDQPEHRLVELPPASVLPDLIDLAGTPVLGRYRRLGVSEGKLRYVEVSNSRKPFVCSSFSLDEKGCCWTLEHKVAFSPVLPERCKVLEDHIPCIAAIDPFRANFLYLIYGHFLIVVDMAKGKSLGGQHFPERAGDQTLCPSGFLVPCTLPTWLESSYIPCGGTLPSKKTNSKRNSLAETLVRADRGQKN, translated from the exons ATGCTCCGAcgcctcgccggcgccgccgcggcgcccctccgccgctccctctGCACGGCCGCGGCGGCCTCCTCGCCCCCTCTTCGCCCTCCTTGGGCCATGCTCTACGCGAAGCCGGCGCTGGACGCGTCGGGGGCGCCGTCGCGCGCGTCCCTCGACCTCCACGAGGACCTGTGGGCCCAGCTCTCCGTCCCCGCCCGCCTCGTCGTCCCCGACGCCGGCGACGCCGCGGACTTCTTCGCCGGCGCCGTCCGCGCCGCGACCCCcgacggcctcctcctcctcgacttCTCCGACACCCGCTGCCGCGCCCCGGTCGACCGCACCTTCCGCCCCAGCTGGCTGGCCGAGTTCGACGCCGCCGCAGAGTACGCCGGCGATCCGGACGTCGCGCGCTTCGTCTGCAACCCTCTCAGCGGCCAGCTGCTCCGCCTCCCTGCCCCGGGCGCGGAGTTCGCGAGGTCGTCCACCGCAGGCTGCTCCACGGGGTTCGGCCTGCTCACCCACTCCGAAGGCTCCCGCGGCCCGCCCGACAGGTACGTGGTCGCCCAGCTCAGCCGCAGCCGCCGCGGGGGAGCGGATCACCCCGTCGTGCGCCGGTTCCTGTCGGAAACAGGGGAGTGGGACGAGCGGCGGTTGGCCGGCCCGTCCATGCCGGCTAGCCGGGACATGCGCATAGACCCGAACCTCGAGGTGGTGGCATTCGGCGACAGGCTGTGGTGGCTCGACCCGACCTGGGCCGTCTGCTCCGTCGACCCTTTCAGCGACCAGCCGGAGCACCGCTTAGTCGAGCTGCCCCCGGCCAGCGTGCTGCCTGACCTGATTGACCTGGCGGGGACACCGGTGCTGGGCAGGTATCGCCGTCTCGGGGTGAGCGAGGGGAAGCTGCGCTACGTGGAGGTGTCTAACAGCAGGAAGCCATTCGTGTGCAGCTCCTTCTCGCTCGACGAGAAGGGCTGCTGCTGGACGCTGGAGCACAAGGTAGCATTCAGTCCTGTTCTCCCTGAAAGGTGCAAGGTTCTGGAAGACCACATACCGTGCATTGCCGCCATCGATCCATTCCGGGCGAACTTTCTGTACCTCATCTATGGTCACTTTCTTATTGTTGTGGACATGGCTAAGGGGAAAAGCTTAGGGGGGCAGCATTTTCCAGAAAGAGCCGGCGATCAAACCCTGTGCCCCTCTGGTTTTCTTGTGCCCTGCACGCTCCCAACATGGCTAGAGTCGAGCTACATCCCCTGTGGAG GAACACTTCCAAGCAAGAAGACCAATTCCAAAAGGAACAGTTTGGCAGAGACGCTGGTTCGTGCAGACAGGGGGCAGAAAAATTGA
- the LOC125532942 gene encoding uncharacterized protein LOC125532942: protein MDAYSRRYKNTKPLWLGNEESKWLVKEKATAPAKGASLTSCQDLLLPQKQRGWRIGADSRVKTQKKKRRRPAAHRAQGSRFAGSSPRQSSRTATKSHTQNAPPPLRRRRSLSSSRAPSRPPWALIQLTDVDKSGAPAPGATLHLDAPPFVTGLTVPAHFIHPRPLPDPATGVYGSVPGHVAAASSHGLLLVRFWESRFQFDVPATGESMLCAIRDLSFFTGMDINPEVTRFVLNPLSGELYRLPDLDGTKRTTMYQHLGLLTQSQGGHGPPDRYAVAEMFTIGGSGREEDGFVLRRFISETGKWEKMVGLPSPLPAGRRMHIDSAVVPFGDRLWWIDESWGAISADPLSERPELRFVELPRGSVLPDLEGVVFMRKLERYRRMGESEGKLRYVEVSKEKPYVVSSFSLDDGGSSWTLDHEVAFTTVWDDEPLKEMPAIGAIDPLNSHVVYLVCGNQLLGVDMEKEKITGSSRLAIPSVPILPCVLPTWLESSQIPSADWSKKTAAKRETSPDMVKKETLHVEVELMN from the exons ATGGATGCCTACAGCCGCCGCTACAAGAATACCAAGCCACTTTGGCTCGGCAACGAGGAGTCCAAGTGGCTCGTGAAGGAGAAGGCCACCGCGCCGGCAAAAGGCGCCAGCCTGACGTCTTGCCAGGATCTGCTC CTGCCGCAGAAGCAGAGGGGGTGGCGAATTGGAGCAGACAGCCGGGTCAAAACTCAAAAGAAGAAAAGGAGAAGACCAGCAGCCCACAGAGCACAGGGCAGTCGCTTCGCTGGAAGCAGTCCACGGCAGTCCTCCCGCACCGCAACCAAAAGCCACACGCAGAATGCTCCGCCGCCTCTCCGGCGCCGCCGCTCCCTCTCCTCGTCCCGGGCCCCCTCGCGCCCCCCGTGGGCCCTCATCCAGCTCACCGACGTCGACAAGTCGGGGGCGCCGGCGCCGGGCGCGACCCTGCACCTCGACGCGCCCCCGTTCGTCACCGGCCTCACCGTCCCCGCCCACTTCATCCACCCGCGGCCCCTCCCCGACCCCGCCACCGGCGTGTACGGCTCCGTCCCGGGCCACGTCGCCGCCGCCAGCAGCCACGGCCTCCTCCTCGTGCGCTTCTGGGAGTCCCGCTTCCAGTTCGACGTCCCCGCCACCGGCGAGTCGATGCTCTGCGCGATCCGCGACCTGTCCTTCTTCACCGGCATGGACATCAACCCGGAGGTCACGCGCTTCGTCCTCAACCCGCTCAGCGGCGAGCTCTACCGCCTCCCGGACCTCGACGGCACCAAGAGGACCACCATGTACCAGCACCTCGGCCTCCTCACCCAGTCCCAGGGCGGGCACGGACCCCCTGACAGGTATGCGGTAGCCGAGATGTTTACCATCGGCGGCAGCGGCAGGGAGGAGGACGGCTTCGTCTTGCGGCGGTTTATCTCGGAGACGGGCAAGTGGGAAAAAATGGTGGGCTTGCCCTCCCCATTGCCTGCCGGTCGGCGGATGCACATCGACAGCGCCGTGGTGCCCTTCGGCGACCGCTTGTGGTGGATCGACGAGAGCTGGGGCGCCATCTCGGCGGACCCGCTCAGCGAGAGGCCGGAGCTCCGGTTCGTGGAGCTGCCCAGAGGGAGCGTGCTGCCTGACCTCGAAGGTGTGGTGTTCATGAGGAAACTCGAGCGCTACCGGCGGATGGGGGAAAGCGAGGGGAAGCTGCGCTACGTCGAGGTGTCCAAGGAGAAGCCGTATGTGGTCAGCTCCTTCTCCCTCGACGACGGTGGCAGCTCCTGGACGCTGGACCACGAGGTGGCCTTCACCACAGTTTGGGATGATGAACCCTTGAAGGAGATGCCGGCGATTGGCGCAATTGACCCACTGAACAGCCATGTTGTGTACCTTGTGTGCGGCAACCAGCTTCTTGGAGTCGACATGGAGAAGGAGAAGATAACAGGGAGCTCTCGTCTTGCTATACCCAGTGTCCCCATCCTACCGTGTGTCCTCCCGACGTGGCTGGAATCAAGCCAGATTCCCTCTGCAG ATTGGAGCAAGAAGACCGCTGCGAAAAGGGAGACATCGCCTGACATGGTCAAAAAGGAGACTTTGCATGTAGAAGTAGAGCTGATGAATTGA
- the LOC125536148 gene encoding uncharacterized protein LOC125536148: MGSRFVNLLARSCNGGPRHFSLHCLNPASLFHPARSRPAVRAVHRRPADAPLPPPSLSFDWPCRKDEWAWMNFMAFGLDRENLLAVDQIGRSFLYNHDSRLLRTGMPKMRRPISDPISVAVGDSLYVMSGNPGRLPGQGCFQALLHTRLPGSRAEDWCWYSLQPPPLFADDDNGVDRSSRFEIGAYAVVDDSQIWISTSGAGTYSYDIASGAWSKLGNWALPFRGRAEYIPEHNLWLGFTPDDLQLCTADLTASCELRPPVLHDVWADMNRPEDWTLTDASIVPLGSGHVCVARFFDTCPEESIEDVYGDALEKTETFAVLEGVKLLKAGWAQLRMVKHKSERYVFGHDLVIPL; the protein is encoded by the coding sequence ATGGGCAGCCGGTTTGTGAATCTGTTGGCCAGGAGCTGCAACGGCGGCCCCAGACACTTCAGCCTCCACTGCTTGAACCCGGCAAGCTTATTTCACCCAGCCCGGTCACGGCCAGCGGTTCGAGCAGTTCATCGACGGCCAGCGGACGCCCCGCTGCCTCCGCCGTCCCTGTCATTCGACTGGCCCTGCAGGAAGGACGAATGGGCGTGGATGAATTTCATGGCTTTCGGCCTTGACCGGGAAAATCTCCTCGCCGTGGACCAAATCGGCAGGAGCTTCTTGTACAACCACGACTCGCGCTTGCTCCGCACTGGGATGCCCAAGATGCGCAGGCCCATTAGCGACCCCATCTCCGTTGCCGTGGGCGACAGCCTATACGTCATGAGCGGCAACCCTGGCCGGCTGCCCGGCCAGGGCTGCTTCCAGGCTCTCCTCCACACCCGCCTGCCTGGTAGCCGCGCCGAAGACTGGTGCTGGTATTCCCTCCAGCCACCGCCTCTCTTTGCCGACGACGACAACGGGGTGGATCGATCCAGCCGCTTTGAAATCGGTGCCTACGCCGTGGTTGACGATTCACAGATCTGGATATCCACGTCTGGCGCCGGCACATACTCGTATGACATCGCGAGCGGCGCGTGGAGCAAACTAGGCAACTGGGCACTGCCGTTCAGAGGTCGCGCCGAGTACATCCCTGAGCACAACCTCTGGCTTGGCTTCACGCCCGACGATCTGCAGCTCTGCACAGCAGACCTCACTGCCTCGTGCGAGCTGAGGCCGCCCGTGCTGCACGACGTGTGGGCGGACATGAACAGGCCAGAAGATTGGACCCTGACAGACGCCAGCATTGTGCCGCTTGGCTCCGGTCATGTCTGCGTTGCCAGGTTTTTTGATACCTGCCCAGAGGAGAGCATTGAGGATGTGTATGGCGATGCCCTTGAGAAAACAGAGACTTTTGCTGTTCTCGAGGGCGTCAAATTGTTAAAGGCTGGGTGGGCTCAGCTCCGGATGGTCAAGCACAAGTCGGAGCGTTACGTCTTCGGCCATGACCTTGTCATACCGCTGTGA